A stretch of the Leptospirillum ferriphilum genome encodes the following:
- a CDS encoding caspase family protein gives MMNTKKTLACPILLLVWSIFFPVPNAGASPDDSLQVLKQEAEAGNPRAQDRLAHLYMRGLGVPNELKKAAFWYQKAATNGNLDAQRNLGWLFWRGKGVSKDPLRAKKWLVKAALSGDAKAMNLLGVLFLSDKDPRDLGRGVTWLKKGARAGNRESMFNLGSLYDRGLGVPLDYSQAARWWKKAAFRGDTAAETGLGDLYEKGLGVPRDYGKASYWEEKAASAGNPLAREAVRVGPWSPVVSGTGGERRAPPLPRPEKALNRKKKRVVPVAKNVTGVLSSDPSSELALLRKEIDRLESRQIQKPSEKLLPVSADHPAYHLLPRKEDYAVVVGVETYPGGIPQAPFADRDARSVYRHLVALGVPPDHIRLLFDGLATRGGIDASLRWLSKNVTKRSTVYFYYSGHGVPGAKGESDLAPFGVLPEDLADTAYPLSRLVKRLSRSGAAQTLVILDACFSGAGPRSLLLSRRPVFVRREAPAVSSVIVLAASGPDQESRVFPAKRHGLLTYYLLRGLNGRASRDGHLTVDSLYRYVRSRVSGEAHLLNGEQTPRLETGNERLLSMKIR, from the coding sequence ATGATGAACACAAAGAAGACTCTTGCATGCCCGATTCTCCTGCTGGTCTGGTCGATTTTTTTTCCGGTCCCGAATGCAGGTGCTTCTCCGGACGACAGTCTCCAGGTTCTTAAACAGGAGGCAGAAGCGGGAAATCCCCGGGCACAGGACCGTCTGGCCCATCTCTACATGCGGGGTCTGGGTGTTCCGAACGAACTTAAAAAAGCCGCCTTCTGGTATCAAAAGGCCGCCACCAACGGCAACCTGGACGCACAAAGGAATCTGGGGTGGCTTTTCTGGCGGGGAAAAGGCGTTTCGAAAGATCCCCTGCGGGCCAAAAAGTGGCTGGTAAAAGCTGCCCTTTCCGGTGACGCAAAGGCGATGAACCTCCTGGGTGTTCTTTTTCTGTCCGACAAGGACCCCCGTGATCTCGGCCGCGGGGTCACCTGGCTGAAAAAGGGTGCCCGGGCCGGAAACCGGGAATCCATGTTCAATCTGGGATCGCTTTACGACCGTGGTCTGGGGGTTCCTCTTGACTACAGTCAGGCGGCCCGATGGTGGAAAAAGGCGGCCTTTCGGGGAGATACCGCCGCCGAAACGGGACTCGGAGATCTCTACGAAAAAGGACTGGGCGTTCCGCGCGACTATGGCAAGGCGTCTTATTGGGAAGAAAAAGCTGCGTCTGCCGGGAACCCCCTGGCCCGGGAGGCTGTCCGGGTGGGTCCCTGGAGTCCGGTCGTCTCTGGAACGGGGGGTGAAAGACGTGCGCCTCCTCTTCCCCGTCCGGAAAAAGCCTTGAACAGAAAGAAAAAGAGGGTTGTTCCGGTCGCGAAAAACGTCACCGGAGTATTGTCTTCCGATCCTTCATCGGAACTGGCCCTTCTCAGGAAGGAGATCGACCGGCTGGAATCCCGGCAGATCCAAAAGCCATCAGAGAAGCTTCTCCCTGTGTCGGCAGACCATCCCGCATATCATCTTTTACCCAGAAAAGAAGACTACGCTGTTGTGGTTGGTGTCGAGACCTATCCGGGAGGAATACCGCAAGCGCCCTTTGCCGACCGGGACGCCCGGTCCGTCTATCGGCATCTTGTGGCTCTCGGAGTCCCCCCTGACCATATTCGCCTTCTGTTTGACGGTCTTGCCACCCGGGGAGGTATTGATGCATCCCTGCGCTGGCTGTCAAAAAACGTGACAAAGCGGTCGACCGTCTATTTTTATTATTCGGGACACGGGGTTCCCGGGGCGAAAGGCGAATCGGATCTGGCCCCTTTTGGTGTTCTGCCCGAAGATCTTGCCGATACGGCCTATCCCCTTTCCCGACTGGTCAAGAGGCTATCCCGTTCCGGGGCGGCACAGACACTGGTGATTCTCGACGCCTGTTTTTCCGGGGCCGGTCCCCGTTCTCTCCTCTTGTCCCGTCGTCCGGTTTTTGTCCGTCGGGAGGCACCGGCGGTCTCTTCCGTGATTGTTCTGGCCGCTTCCGGTCCGGATCAGGAATCCCGGGTTTTTCCAGCCAAACGCCATGGGCTCCTGACCTATTATCTCCTCCGGGGACTCAATGGACGGGCTTCCCGGGACGGGCATCTCACGGTCGACTCTCTTTACCGCTACGTACGCTCCCGTGTTTCGGGAGAAGCGCACCTTTTGAATGGAGAGCAGACTCCCCGTCTCGAAACCGGAAACGAACGGCTTCTATCCATGAAGATCCGGTAG
- a CDS encoding Mu transposase domain-containing protein — translation MADSPPPSDCHIQVRKNFYSVPFSLRGKPVDVLIAGHPPHTISRKAV, via the coding sequence GTGGCGGACAGCCCGCCCCCATCCGACTGTCACATCCAGGTCCGGAAAAACTTCTACTCGGTCCCCTTCTCTCTGCGGGGCAAACCGGTGGACGTCCTGATTGCCGGCCACCCACCTCACACGATCAGCCGGAAGGCGGTGTAG
- the csm6 gene encoding CRISPR-associated ring nuclease Csm6 yields MKRILVCMTGLSPQVVTETLYALVTRKDPFYPDEIWLASSIEGRDLAKKTLLERESGHLWRLVRDFSLPILPKNIHLKPLLGRDGKILPDIRTARDNEDAADGILDLIRTLTADPETTVHVSLSGGRKTMSFYAGYALSLFGRPQDRLSHVLVSPEFEFCHDFFYPARTPGEKKVQSRSGEWMDTFGAKVTLAEIPFVHLRFALPPDLLGGTVGFSESVRLAQRAFQSPELTIDLRQKRIRAGEKVIPLPPTQLAFLAWFANRALAGLPPIPCPKGGTKNEEYAQEYIRIYQSIVGEMGGADRTRNNLADGMEQEFFEQTASKLHEKLTRVLGKGGARPYRIEGIGTRYKTYALTLSPGQILFGTVSSEEENR; encoded by the coding sequence GTGAAACGCATTCTGGTGTGCATGACAGGACTGTCGCCGCAGGTGGTGACTGAAACGCTCTATGCACTGGTGACCCGAAAGGATCCGTTTTATCCTGATGAAATCTGGCTGGCCAGCAGTATCGAAGGGAGGGATCTTGCCAAAAAAACCCTTCTGGAAAGAGAAAGCGGCCATCTCTGGAGACTCGTCCGGGATTTTTCCCTTCCGATTTTACCGAAAAACATCCATCTGAAACCTCTCCTGGGAAGAGATGGCAAAATTCTTCCGGATATCCGGACTGCCCGGGACAATGAAGATGCCGCCGACGGAATTCTGGACCTTATCCGGACACTGACAGCCGATCCTGAGACAACCGTCCACGTTTCCCTTTCCGGAGGCCGGAAAACCATGAGCTTTTATGCCGGGTATGCCTTGTCTCTTTTCGGAAGACCCCAGGACCGGCTGTCGCATGTCCTGGTTTCACCGGAGTTTGAATTTTGCCACGACTTCTTCTATCCGGCCCGGACACCTGGAGAAAAGAAGGTCCAAAGTCGGTCGGGAGAATGGATGGATACATTCGGTGCCAAAGTCACGCTTGCGGAAATTCCCTTCGTGCATCTTCGTTTTGCTCTTCCCCCCGACCTTCTTGGGGGAACCGTCGGATTTTCGGAATCCGTCCGGCTTGCCCAGAGGGCCTTTCAGTCTCCCGAACTGACGATCGATCTTCGCCAGAAACGCATTCGGGCGGGAGAGAAAGTGATCCCCTTGCCGCCAACGCAGCTTGCGTTTTTGGCCTGGTTTGCCAATCGGGCCCTGGCCGGACTTCCCCCGATTCCCTGTCCCAAAGGAGGAACAAAAAACGAGGAGTACGCACAGGAATACATCCGGATATATCAGTCAATCGTAGGGGAGATGGGTGGGGCCGACAGAACGCGCAATAACCTTGCGGACGGAATGGAGCAGGAGTTTTTTGAGCAGACGGCGTCTAAATTGCACGAAAAGCTGACAAGAGTTCTTGGAAAAGGAGGGGCCCGTCCTTATCGGATTGAAGGCATTGGAACCCGATACAAGACCTACGCGCTCACTTTATCACCTGGACAAATCCTTTTTGGAACGGTTTCTTCCGAGGAGGAGAATCGCTAG
- a CDS encoding S1C family serine protease — translation MKPFPARIPAGLFLGLLLSSLLVSRPFPASGEEMSPAEVYRKDASGVVVVYALSRDGRGSMGSGVVLNRRGVVLTNAHVVMTPKGRVSTNLRIYYRPPGATGNMRRALTRGVRARLLAFDRSLDLALLKVGQVPSDICSLPLFPSRNIRPGTPVLAIGHPEQGGFWTLTSGVIGARIDHFGGVNGKDVFQTDASINRGNSGGPLLDRQGRVIGINMAMARRAPDGMTITSVNFALRSDVVLHWLKGIGQANPSFPGPADPPENPIHRSFEETLPAIHSGNGRSTVPAPQENPFSYRAKTETGQEGDSLKRMGRSMEETIHQRFSSP, via the coding sequence ATGAAACCGTTCCCTGCACGGATCCCGGCGGGTCTCTTTCTAGGCCTTCTTTTGTCGAGCCTCCTGGTGTCACGTCCTTTTCCGGCCTCCGGAGAAGAAATGTCTCCGGCAGAGGTCTACCGGAAAGATGCTTCCGGGGTGGTTGTGGTGTACGCCCTGTCTCGTGATGGACGGGGATCCATGGGTTCCGGAGTTGTGCTGAACCGTCGGGGAGTTGTGCTCACCAATGCGCATGTCGTGATGACTCCGAAGGGCCGGGTCTCCACCAATCTCCGGATTTACTACCGTCCTCCTGGCGCGACAGGAAACATGCGTCGGGCTCTGACAAGGGGAGTTCGGGCGCGTCTTCTCGCTTTTGACCGTTCCCTGGATCTGGCTCTCCTGAAAGTCGGGCAGGTTCCTTCCGATATTTGCTCCCTCCCTCTTTTTCCTTCCCGGAATATCCGCCCAGGCACCCCGGTTCTGGCGATCGGCCATCCGGAGCAGGGAGGATTCTGGACGCTGACGTCCGGGGTCATCGGTGCCCGGATCGATCATTTCGGAGGGGTCAACGGAAAAGACGTCTTCCAGACGGACGCCTCTATCAACCGGGGGAATTCCGGGGGGCCCCTTCTCGACAGGCAAGGCAGAGTCATCGGAATCAACATGGCGATGGCCCGGAGGGCACCCGACGGTATGACCATCACCAGCGTCAATTTTGCCCTCCGGTCGGATGTTGTCCTGCACTGGCTGAAAGGAATCGGCCAGGCAAACCCTTCTTTTCCCGGTCCGGCAGATCCTCCGGAAAATCCGATCCACAGGAGTTTTGAGGAGACCCTGCCCGCCATCCATTCTGGGAACGGTCGTTCCACCGTGCCCGCACCACAGGAGAACCCTTTCTCTTACCGGGCGAAAACAGAGACCGGACAGGAAGGAGATTCTTTAAAAAGGATGGGACGTTCCATGGAAGAGACAATCCATCAAAGATTTTCCTCCCCTTGA
- a CDS encoding DUF4384 domain-containing protein: MLDSLENNEGWVLLPEISRNHPSFLHPLEFEEEQSMERSGFCFLAGKSLLSLSPLLLWGCTNSFSGSGERGQYDILERTPQPELHLSRKKRQDFGNTCQMVQWSADRRKMFFRMDGRGTGGEHDGPDEVVALARKDALERVLRCSGERQILESFYDNTYQIGGRSGQVLSRDLFETMAAFSRDETIFRKCRIRGKSLACRIRIQGWIRIESADPSFVIRSFGMGNHGVFREGETLTVRFRLTRPARTYLFDVEENGQANLLFPTPLSGRMKNPLPAGKLLSYPLPGSRTVLRVRLPEGRTRTLERLVIVALHKGSMDFGEKSEASRNGRKKGAREKLYVIGDFRKTVLENLYRRRGPGREWTMREIPFEIVRSKIRETDVKPKRENDILLETPGE; the protein is encoded by the coding sequence ATGTTGGATAGCCTTGAAAACAATGAGGGATGGGTCCTTCTTCCGGAGATTTCGCGAAACCATCCCTCTTTCTTGCATCCTTTGGAATTCGAAGAGGAGCAGTCGATGGAACGATCCGGGTTCTGTTTTTTGGCGGGAAAGTCTCTTTTGTCCCTGTCTCCCCTCCTTTTATGGGGATGCACGAATTCTTTTTCAGGTTCAGGAGAGAGAGGGCAATACGACATTCTCGAGCGAACGCCGCAGCCCGAACTTCATCTCTCCCGGAAGAAAAGGCAGGATTTCGGAAACACCTGTCAGATGGTGCAATGGTCGGCGGACCGCCGGAAGATGTTCTTCCGGATGGATGGACGGGGAACCGGAGGCGAACACGACGGACCGGACGAAGTTGTGGCTCTGGCCCGCAAGGACGCGCTGGAACGGGTCCTCCGCTGCAGTGGTGAAAGACAGATTCTGGAAAGTTTTTATGACAACACTTACCAGATAGGAGGGCGGTCGGGACAGGTTCTCTCGCGCGATCTTTTCGAGACAATGGCAGCATTTTCTCGCGATGAAACAATTTTCCGGAAATGCCGGATCCGTGGGAAGAGTCTCGCCTGCAGAATCCGGATTCAGGGATGGATCCGGATCGAGTCGGCCGATCCATCTTTTGTCATCCGGAGTTTTGGTATGGGAAACCACGGTGTTTTCCGGGAGGGTGAGACACTGACCGTCCGTTTCCGCCTGACGCGTCCGGCCCGGACTTATTTGTTTGATGTGGAAGAGAACGGACAGGCCAACCTCCTTTTTCCGACTCCCCTTTCCGGTCGGATGAAGAATCCGCTCCCTGCAGGAAAACTCCTTTCCTATCCGCTTCCCGGGTCCCGAACAGTTCTTCGGGTCCGATTGCCGGAAGGAAGAACGCGGACTCTTGAACGTCTTGTGATCGTCGCCCTCCACAAGGGAAGCATGGATTTTGGAGAGAAGTCTGAAGCTTCCCGAAACGGCCGTAAGAAAGGAGCACGGGAAAAACTCTATGTCATTGGAGACTTCCGGAAGACGGTTCTTGAAAACCTCTACCGGAGGCGGGGACCGGGGAGAGAATGGACGATGCGGGAGATTCCCTTCGAAATTGTCCGGTCAAAAATCCGGGAAACGGATGTGAAGCCCAAAAGAGAGAACGACATTCTCCTGGAGACGCCCGGAGAATAA
- a CDS encoding OmpA/MotB family protein codes for MFKRGKGHGPEDQEDHWIPLSDLMTGLMMIFLLVAVSYMTDMELANYRIKRIAVRYNEVHDALYRDLEKEFKNDLPRWGAEIHRDLSIRFREPDVLFATGSDALKPRFQAILNDFFPRYVAILSSPKYRKSISEIRIEGHTSSFWNRSVSASSDDAYFRNMALSQARTRTTLAYVLGLPSVSGKKGWLKGLLTANGLSSSRLIYDKNGEEDPALSQRVEFRVRTDAASRIARILEVSR; via the coding sequence ATGTTCAAGCGTGGGAAAGGGCACGGCCCCGAGGATCAGGAAGATCACTGGATCCCGTTGTCAGACCTCATGACGGGCCTCATGATGATCTTTCTGCTGGTGGCCGTGTCTTATATGACGGACATGGAGCTGGCCAACTACCGGATCAAGCGGATTGCCGTCCGGTACAACGAAGTGCACGATGCTCTCTACCGCGATCTCGAAAAGGAATTCAAAAATGATCTTCCCCGATGGGGAGCGGAAATTCACCGGGATCTGTCGATCCGGTTCCGTGAACCGGACGTTCTGTTCGCGACCGGTTCCGATGCCCTGAAACCCCGTTTCCAGGCAATATTAAACGATTTCTTCCCGCGGTATGTCGCGATTCTCTCCTCTCCGAAATATCGAAAATCCATTTCCGAGATCCGGATCGAAGGGCATACCTCAAGCTTCTGGAACCGGTCGGTCTCCGCCTCTTCCGACGATGCCTACTTCCGCAACATGGCGCTTTCCCAGGCCCGGACGCGCACCACCCTGGCATACGTTTTGGGCCTGCCGTCGGTCTCCGGCAAAAAGGGATGGCTGAAGGGGCTTCTGACAGCGAACGGCCTGTCGTCCTCCCGGCTGATCTATGATAAAAACGGAGAAGAAGATCCCGCTCTTTCGCAGCGGGTTGAATTCCGGGTCCGGACCGACGCCGCTTCCCGCATCGCGAGGATTCTGGAGGTCAGTCGGTGA
- a CDS encoding metallophosphoesterase family protein yields MKFFHASDIHLDSLLRNLALDEPEQIGRIRHATRDAFGTLVDRCIEEKVSLLLLVGDLFDRDNPNMQIVRFLRHELGRLDREGIRVVIVKGNHDADNRIGRFLDLPSNAVVLDDARPQQLAFPDLGVAVTGQSFSPGPVTENLALAYPPPLPGFFNIALLHTSLSGYTEHEPYAPCSLNDLQARKYDYWALGHIHKREILSRDPAIIYPGNLQGRNAKETGPKGAMCVEVEGNRIISLDFVPLDVVRWHSLQIDSTGIRETAILAKTVRQKLEEVLQLSDGRPAAVRVTFSSRSSLTGSVLDRPESLRSWVLEVASELSLDDLWIEKVRVERPQERDRPVSRLDSDFAAVLAEVLQNPDALKASLDVELASLRRNLPEELRDEVDSGTASDPSSLLPSLLERLYGQEGLS; encoded by the coding sequence ATGAAATTCTTTCACGCGTCCGATATTCACCTTGACAGTCTCCTCCGGAATCTCGCCCTGGACGAGCCGGAGCAGATCGGGCGGATCCGTCATGCCACCCGGGACGCGTTTGGAACACTGGTCGACCGCTGCATCGAAGAGAAGGTGTCCCTCCTTCTCCTGGTCGGCGATCTTTTCGACCGGGACAACCCGAACATGCAGATCGTCCGCTTTCTTCGCCACGAGCTGGGACGTCTGGACAGAGAAGGGATTCGGGTAGTGATTGTGAAAGGCAATCACGACGCCGATAACCGGATCGGACGATTCCTGGATCTTCCATCAAACGCAGTGGTCCTGGACGATGCCAGACCCCAGCAGTTGGCGTTCCCCGATCTCGGAGTGGCGGTGACCGGACAGAGTTTTTCCCCCGGGCCGGTGACCGAAAACCTTGCCCTGGCCTACCCCCCTCCCCTACCGGGTTTCTTCAATATCGCCCTTCTCCATACATCCCTCTCCGGATACACTGAACATGAACCCTATGCTCCCTGTTCCCTGAATGATCTCCAGGCGCGCAAATACGATTACTGGGCGCTGGGACATATTCATAAAAGAGAGATCCTCTCCCGGGACCCCGCGATCATCTATCCGGGGAACCTCCAGGGACGAAATGCAAAAGAAACGGGCCCCAAAGGGGCGATGTGCGTTGAAGTCGAGGGGAACAGGATTATCTCCCTCGATTTTGTTCCGCTGGATGTGGTCCGGTGGCACTCCCTGCAGATCGATTCCACCGGCATCAGGGAAACGGCGATTCTGGCGAAAACGGTCCGGCAAAAACTGGAAGAGGTCCTTCAACTCTCCGATGGACGGCCGGCAGCGGTCCGGGTCACATTTTCGAGTCGATCATCCTTGACGGGATCCGTCCTCGACCGTCCGGAATCCCTTCGGTCCTGGGTCCTCGAAGTGGCATCAGAACTTTCGCTGGACGATCTATGGATCGAGAAGGTCCGGGTTGAGAGACCTCAGGAAAGGGATCGTCCGGTTTCCAGGCTGGATTCGGATTTTGCGGCGGTTCTGGCCGAAGTTCTCCAGAACCCGGATGCCCTGAAAGCCTCCCTCGATGTGGAGCTTGCGTCCCTTCGCCGGAATTTGCCGGAAGAACTCCGGGACGAAGTCGATTCGGGGACGGCAAGCGACCCCTCCTCCCTTCTCCCCTCCCTTCTCGAACGTCTCTACGGACAGGAGGGTCTGTCATGA
- a CDS encoding DUF4145 domain-containing protein, whose amino-acid sequence MEEHYLLRCLREYPDVTEIKYGKRYDLPAIEELVAHVRRTGRLTPEDVWKIRENTFWIYDRHWAIPDPRTVREGLERVSERLDFWHHLRKREVLVQTLYEVFRNIEIVSIILRFVLPEYFGIYSPPMARILEVRRGHRDTETYLNYLENLDEIRRHYPGFRSIAEVNMAVWVLHERVYGVHFSEEIRKSFDEDRFMEGLRLRNMAHLLDLSDMRLARSLFPVNLRLSAQLAGFCFEQKVRNLYEKVFRESPQYIDLKDLINRLQGAEAIDGFRAAMWHHARVIRNDALHSPEKLTEIGVRDLLAELEEEKRGI is encoded by the coding sequence ATGGAAGAACATTACCTGCTTCGATGTCTCCGGGAATACCCCGACGTCACAGAGATCAAGTACGGCAAGCGTTACGATCTTCCCGCCATTGAAGAGCTTGTGGCGCATGTCCGGCGGACTGGACGGCTGACACCTGAAGACGTCTGGAAGATTCGGGAAAACACCTTCTGGATCTATGACCGGCATTGGGCCATCCCCGATCCTCGGACTGTCCGGGAGGGTCTGGAACGGGTCTCCGAACGTCTCGACTTCTGGCATCATTTGCGAAAACGCGAAGTTCTGGTTCAAACTCTGTACGAAGTTTTCCGCAACATCGAGATCGTTTCCATCATTCTGCGATTTGTTCTTCCCGAGTATTTCGGGATTTACAGCCCACCCATGGCACGGATTCTGGAAGTGCGCCGGGGCCACCGCGATACCGAAACCTACCTGAACTATCTGGAAAACCTGGATGAAATTCGTCGTCATTATCCGGGCTTTCGCTCCATTGCGGAAGTGAACATGGCCGTGTGGGTCCTTCATGAACGGGTTTATGGGGTTCATTTTTCAGAAGAGATCCGCAAATCGTTCGACGAGGACCGGTTCATGGAAGGACTCCGTCTCCGGAACATGGCTCATCTGCTCGATCTTTCAGACATGCGTCTGGCCCGTTCACTCTTTCCGGTGAATCTCCGTCTTTCCGCCCAGCTGGCGGGTTTCTGTTTCGAGCAGAAAGTCCGGAATCTCTATGAAAAGGTTTTTCGGGAGTCTCCCCAGTACATTGACCTGAAAGATCTGATCAATCGCCTTCAGGGAGCGGAAGCGATCGACGGCTTCCGTGCCGCAATGTGGCACCATGCCCGGGTGATCCGCAACGATGCGCTTCATTCTCCGGAAAAATTGACAGAAATCGGTGTCCGAGACCTTCTGGCTGAACTGGAAGAAGAAAAAAGGGGTATCTGA
- a CDS encoding ISL3 family transposase — protein sequence MGRLPDLLNLPSYRVLQAEDADGGYQIKAETVSPPERCVHCGSGPLVGFGRREQWIRDLPIHGKLVGIAVDTRRFRCKSCGRTFYEPLSAVDDKRLMTTRLKTWLEKESLRHPFSQLSEETGVGALTIRKVSDDYAQDLQDSLRFETPEVLGIDEVHLIRRSRAIFTNIPSCYVVEMLPDRNKTTVARFLADLPDRGRIRCVTIDMWRPYQDAVRESLPGIPMVVDKFHVLKMANPALDALRKTVGGTLHPEKRRSLMRNRHVLLKRFPDLNKAQRKRLDSFRRDFPVLAKAHQAKEGFYDICEAPSRSDASRRYI from the coding sequence ATGGGACGCCTTCCTGATCTCCTGAATCTTCCCTCCTACCGTGTTCTCCAGGCCGAGGACGCTGACGGTGGCTATCAGATCAAGGCCGAAACAGTCTCTCCTCCCGAGCGATGCGTCCATTGCGGGTCCGGTCCCCTGGTCGGCTTCGGACGCCGGGAGCAGTGGATCCGGGACCTCCCCATTCACGGGAAACTGGTCGGGATTGCCGTCGATACCCGGCGCTTCCGCTGCAAGTCCTGCGGACGAACGTTCTATGAGCCTCTTTCCGCCGTGGACGACAAGCGGCTCATGACGACCCGGCTCAAAACCTGGCTTGAGAAGGAATCCCTCCGCCACCCCTTTAGCCAGTTGTCCGAAGAGACGGGAGTCGGGGCCCTCACCATCCGGAAGGTCTCCGACGACTACGCCCAGGATCTCCAGGACTCCCTTCGGTTCGAGACACCCGAAGTTTTGGGGATCGACGAGGTGCATCTCATCCGCCGATCCCGGGCGATCTTCACGAACATTCCTTCCTGCTATGTGGTCGAGATGCTTCCAGATCGGAACAAGACCACGGTGGCTCGGTTTCTTGCGGATCTTCCCGACAGGGGGCGGATCCGATGCGTGACCATCGACATGTGGCGTCCCTACCAGGATGCCGTTCGGGAGTCCCTGCCCGGGATCCCCATGGTCGTGGACAAATTCCATGTTCTGAAGATGGCCAACCCGGCCCTGGATGCTCTCCGGAAGACCGTGGGCGGAACGCTTCATCCCGAGAAACGGCGCTCCCTCATGCGGAATCGCCATGTCCTTCTGAAGCGGTTTCCGGACCTAAACAAGGCCCAAAGAAAACGCCTGGATTCATTCCGCCGGGACTTTCCGGTCCTGGCCAAGGCGCACCAGGCGAAGGAGGGGTTCTACGACATCTGCGAGGCTCCCTCCAGATCCGATGCGTCCCGGCGATATATATAA
- a CDS encoding class I SAM-dependent methyltransferase: MNWLSKKVGSCGKVVAIDTNTRFLPSSPHSNTVIVKEDIRHMDVGGDRFHLIHGRYVLLHIPEFESVLKKCFPF, translated from the coding sequence ATGAACTGGCTTTCAAAAAAGGTCGGGTCATGCGGAAAAGTGGTGGCCATCGATACCAATACCCGTTTTCTCCCGTCATCTCCTCATTCCAATACCGTGATTGTGAAAGAAGATATCCGCCATATGGACGTAGGTGGAGATCGCTTTCATCTGATCCATGGGCGGTATGTCCTGCTCCACATTCCCGAATTCGAGTCTGTCCTAAAAAAATGCTTTCCCTTTTGA
- a CDS encoding transposase — translation MRPGDIYKEWDSGLDPEIRPIFGALLTAFQNWEDSILAYFDHRVTNACTESANNLIRAVQRMGRGYSFDVLRARILFVRHGAHKMKPFRRPGLMEKLRLEDDRALGYGLPPSTGNEPEKISQGVDTSTLLELIEKGEV, via the coding sequence ATGCGTCCCGGCGATATATATAAGGAATGGGATTCTGGTCTCGATCCGGAGATCAGGCCAATTTTTGGTGCTCTCCTGACAGCATTCCAGAACTGGGAGGATTCGATCCTGGCCTATTTCGACCACCGAGTCACGAACGCCTGCACGGAATCGGCCAACAACCTGATCCGGGCGGTCCAACGAATGGGGAGGGGATACAGTTTCGACGTGCTCCGGGCCCGGATCCTGTTCGTCCGGCATGGAGCCCATAAGATGAAGCCGTTCAGAAGACCGGGACTTATGGAGAAACTACGGCTTGAGGACGACAGAGCACTTGGTTATGGTTTGCCGCCATCAACAGGAAACGAACCGGAAAAAATCAGTCAGGGAGTGGATACATCAACACTTCTGGAGCTGATCGAGAAAGGGGAAGTCTGA
- a CDS encoding type II toxin-antitoxin system HicB family antitoxin — translation MKSNYSAYVPDLPGCIATGSTIEETEASIKEAIAFHLGGLGEDHQPIPDPTSLVEYVSI, via the coding sequence ATGAAATCGAATTATTCTGCGTATGTTCCTGATTTGCCTGGCTGTATTGCCACCGGCTCCACGATTGAAGAGACCGAGGCATCAATCAAGGAAGCCATAGCTTTTCACCTGGGAGGACTGGGGGAAGATCATCAACCCATACCGGACCCGACTAGCCTTGTTGAGTATGTGTCTATCTGA